TTCCCAGGAAGCCAAGGCGAAGCGATACACCGTCACCTGCACACCAGAGCCTACCCCGCCGAAACGCAAGCCCTTGAAGCTAACATTAGTTTTTAAGCCGGAACCAGAGGGCGGCTTAGAATCTTTTCGCCATGCCCTATTTTATGCTATAAAAAGCACTTGACAAGCATATAAAGCTATATTAAGCTATATCAAAACTAAGCAGAGGGTGCCCATGCCTGAATCCCATGAACGTTATCTTTCTCCTGATGATGTGGCTCACAAGCTGAATGTGAAGCCCTTGACCGTACGGAGATGGTTAAAGAGCGGCAAGTTAAAGGGAGTGAAGGCGGGCCGCCTATGGCGGGTCTTAGAAAGCGAACTGGAAGCATTTTTAAAGGGGGGCGAGAGCGCAAAAGAATAAGCGGCCAAGAAACAGACCGGCCCGAGTGTTACAGCACAAGGACCGGCCCTAACCACAACCTAAACCTACATAGGAGGTTAAGTCATGGCTACAGATGATTCTATCACAAACAAATTACTCAATGAACAGTTGCAGGTTACCGAAAACCTCAAAGCTATCAGGAGTATTGGCGATTTGTTGTGCATGGCGGCGGACAGTGAGGGGCAAGGCCGCAATGAATTTAGCGAAGATACCCTTGCAGAGATCGGGTCTCACATTAATGCTCTCGCTACAGAGGGGCTGGTGATTATCGGTTATGAGGGACCTAAAGGAGAACCCGAACCAGAACCCCAGGCCGCACCCCCGGATCAATTACAACCTCCCGCGGGTTACGACCAAAACTCTACCAAACTCACCCCTGAAAATCTTGACGCCATTATGCAGAAAAT
The sequence above is a segment of the Desulfobaccales bacterium genome. Coding sequences within it:
- a CDS encoding helix-turn-helix domain-containing protein, translating into MPESHERYLSPDDVAHKLNVKPLTVRRWLKSGKLKGVKAGRLWRVLESELEAFLKGGESAKE